The genomic interval ttccagttgtgatattgtgatttatgaTAAGACATATATATTTGAGCTTAATCCCAGTTTCTGTCTCAGAGCTACTAAAAACTTTGGAATTTTTTAAGGGTTGAGAGGAATAAAGTTGccctttgttttgttaatgaggtgactttcaGAAACCACCCACAGAGAGATACTGGACACCAGCAGAGCAAACCTTGTGAATACAGGGTAGGAATTTTCAATCTTCCTTACCTCTTACCTCCATGGAAGGGAAAGGGACTGGGGTTTGAGTTCAATCATCAATAACTAACAATTTAATGAATCATGCCTaagtaatgaagcctccataaaactcCATAAGGGTGAAGTTCAAAGAGCTTCTGGGTTGCTAAACACATAGAGATTCAGAGAGAGAGGTATACTTGGAGAAGGCATGGAAGCCTTTCACCCTTCACATTTATCTTGCCCTATGCATTTCTTCCATCTGTTTCTAGTTATATCTTTTGATCATAAGCTGGTAATTTAGTACGTGGAATTTTTATCCaagttctgtgagctgttctGACAAATTAACTGATTTCAAAGAAGTGGTCATTGGAATGTCCAACATATTTATAGCTGGCTGGTCAGAAACACAGGTTACAGCCTGGACTTATGATTGGAATCTGAAGGAGGGGAGAGCAATCATGTAGGACTAAGCCTTTAACCTCTGGGATCTGACACTATCTCAAGGTAGTAttagaattgagttgaattgtagaaCTCCCAACTGGCCCAGGAGAATTTCTTGGTGGTGTAAGAAACACCCCACCCCCATACACACATTGAGGTTGGGTGCAGAATGTTAATTGAGGTCAGATGTGGGATTAGAGTCAGAACTGTTTCAGACAGTTGGAGTTTTTCTAGTTATCTTTAAAGCTATTGATTTTCAGCTTAATTATATAATGTTTagagaaaatatactttttaaaatgaaaaccatgtGAAATTTGTTGAGACTTTCTCTTTGGCCCATCATAAGGTTGACCTTGATAATAGCTCATATGCAGATGAATCAAAGTGAATTTAGCCATGTTTGGTTAAATTACATCAAGTTTATATAACTATTATATCAAGTTTGTTAATTATGTACTGAAAACGTCCTGATCTTTATATGCCTATTTTATCACGTTTGTTTTTGTGTACctgtgtgtgcttgctcagtcatctcagtcgtgtccaactcttttctgaccccatggactgtagctcaccaggctatgtccatgggattctccaatcaagaatactggagtgggtagccatgtcccccttcaggggatcttccggacccagggatcgaatccatctctcctccatctcctgcattgcagatggattgtttactgctaagccaccagggaagcccttgtacaaCTTTGTATATCTATTATATCAAGTTTGTTAATTATGTATTGAAAATCTCCTGGGCCTGCAGGGTTTATTTTCTACTCTTTCTGTTACTCTTGAGAGAACTGGTTGAAAAGTGTCTCTATTGGTGATTGTTAGATTTGCTTATTTCTGTACTTCCCTGTCTTTACTACTGGATGCATATACATTTAAGATTGTCCTATCTCCCTGTTAATTTACCTTTTATCATCACAAAATATTGCCCTTTCTTTATCATAATGCTTTATGCCTTAAAGTCTTTGTCATCAGGTATTaaaagaattgttgttgttgttgtttagtcgctaagtcatgtctgactctttgtgaccccatggactgtagctcgaagctcctctgtccatgggatttcccaggcaagaatactggagtgggttgccatttccttctccatttatattTGGTTAATGTGATCCATTTTACACAGATCTTGTATCTACcagtcatatatttttttattccacatGTCTGCATTATGCTTGTTTTCCCCTCACTTGCCTGTATTTGTAAAAACAAATGTCATTTATTATGTCTCTTGTTACAATACATTTCTTAAGTGTGTAATCCAATTGTTTGAATGATTACCCTAGATTTGCAACATGCATCTGCAACATCATATAGTATAATCCACATCATTAAGTTACCTCTTCCCAGTACTGCTAAAAGCTTAGAACTTTTATCTCTATTTACATACCTCCCAACTTTTGTGACAAATATATTTGCACCTACCTGAACATTCATGTTTCTTTCTGGTATCATGTTTCTCCtgactggaaaaacaaaaaaacccaaaagtggTATTTCTTTGAGTGCTAGCCTGGTGGCAACGATTTGTTTGCCAAAGGAAAGTTTTGTTCTTCATTATTGAACAGTATATTCAGAAACAAAAGAATTGTAGTTTagtaacttcccaggtggctcaggggtaaagaatctgcctgccaatataggacacacaggagatgtgggttcagtccctgggttgggaagatcccttggaggaggaaatggcaagccactccagtattcttgccaggagaatctcatggacagaggagcttggtgggctacagtccatggggtcgcagaggatcagacatgactggatgactgaGCATAGCAGCACACACAATTGCAATTTACTCAGTAAATATGTTATTTCAGTGTCTTCTGCACTCAATCATTTTTGTTGAAGTTAATCATCTCTTTTATTGTCATTTaagatatggatttttttttaatctctggctGCTCTTAAGATTTCTCAGCGCCTCTTGTTCAACAGTTTTATTATATATGATATGGTTAGGTGTGTATTTCCATGTGCTTGTTCTGCTTAAAGTTCATTGATTTTCTTAAAGCAGTAGGTTAATATGTTTTCATACTTTGGGGAAATTCTCCTTCATTATATGTTTTTTATTAGTTCAATTCTTTTTCCTCGAATGATGctcctttttaatgttttcagatTTATTGATATGTTTCACATATCATTtccatattttaatgttttttctacGTTGTtagtcactgatttttttttacttttttttatagtTAACTAATTTAGGTAATTTTACAATGCAGTGTATGATTCAAACTGTCCACTGATTTTCtgaatttagatattttatttttaagctctaGAATATGTATGTAACAAGTCTGTATAGATGCCAATTTTCTGGTGAAATGAATCTACCTTCTTTCACAtggtctgttcatttttcttctagtttctcTGAAATAGTAGTCATAGGTATTTTTCTTCATTATCGTCTTTTCCACTCTTTGGATCATCCTTTAGCTGGCTTCTATCTCCTTTTttactctttgttgttgttttccctttattattgaccttaattttttccttttatatatgtaataatgCTTTATTGTATGctaggaggagggcatgacaacccactccagtattcttgcctggagaattccatggactatagtgttgcaaagaggcagacacaactgagcgactttcacttcacttcacacatgTTCTATATATAAGGAACCACAGGAGTTCAGAGTAGACGTACCTTCAACTTTAGAAGTTTATATCTTTTCTCTGTTTGGAAAATAGGCTGAATGACTGATAACTTAATAGAACAGAGAATTGACTTTGGTCAGAAATAAGTGTGGTTTTGGAAAGACATATACACCTTACTGTACTTTCTACTGGGAACCCATAAGCCTGTATTTTCTCAGCTGCAAAACAAATGGGTGACTATGTTCTAATACTCAAATCTTCAAAACTAAATTCTCTAGCTTATACCTCAAGCTCCTTCAAAATCAGCCAAATGTTTTAAAGGGAAGAACTTACATGTTCTTGAGTCAAACTCCGTTCCACTAGGTCTTCTCTCCCTAACTACAATAGACTGTAGATAACTCTGTCCTTAGAGACTTCAACCTATTGCCCAGCAAATGAATCTAAACTCAGCAAAAGTGGTGTGGGAAAAACTGATTTTGAAGTTGATGCCCTTAAGTGCCTAATTTATGAATCTAGTGTATTCTACACACCAAGAGTTTTTCAGGTTTCTTTTACTTCAACAGAGGAATTAGAACTGGATAGGTCAAATTTGATCATTAATTAATATGCAAAATCATCATGTTATAGGGAACAAACATTTCTATTTCAGGGAAAAACGTACTGACAATTCAGattgttttctcttccttgtaattttaaaatcttctaaTCTTCATTTCCTCCACAGTTCTGTGATTGTTTCAAAATATATGTCATTTTCAGAAATGTACTTGGCATTGTACAGctgttattttcagaaaaattgcTTGTCTACAGAGACTTACCTAAAATTGAAAGTATCTTTCTTACCccattttataattaaagaaaCCCAGAAATTTAGAGACAACTGTTATTAGCAAtctgtaattttcaaaattttgttggAAACTTGCAGTAGATTTCAGTAATTTCCCCAAAATTGTTGAGGGCAGtggcaaacaaaccaaaaaaatggaTATTTCTTCAGTCCCACTTTCTTCATTATATCAAGatgagttcatttcagtcactcagtcgtgtccgactctttgcgaccccatgaaccgtagcacgccggcctccttgtccattaccaactcccagagttcactcaaactcatggtcattgagtccgtgatgccatccaactatctcattctctgttgtccccttctcttcctgccctcaatctttcccagcatcagggtcttttcaaatgagtcagctcttcacatcaggtggccaaaggattggaatttcagcttcaacatcagtccctctaatgaacacccaggactgatctcctttaggatggactggttagatctcccgacagtccaagggactctcaagagtcttctccaacaccacagttcagaagcatcaattcttcagtgctcagctttctttatagtccaactctcacatccatacatgaccactggaaaaaccacagccttgactagatggacctttgttgacaaagtaatgtctctgctttttaatatgctgtctaggttggtcataactttccttccaaggagtaatcgtcttttaatttcatggctgcagtcaccatctgcagtaattttggagcccagaaaaataaagtcagccactgtttccactgtttccccatgccattaagtgatgggaccggatgccttgatcttagttttctgaatgttgagctttaagccaactttttcactctcctctttcacgttcatcaagaggctctttagctcttcttcactttctgccataagggtggtgtcatctgcatatctgaggttattgatatttctcccagcaatcttgattccagcttgtgcttcctccagcccagtgtttctcatgatgtactctgaatataagttaaataagcagggtgacaatatacagccttgacataccccttttcctatttggaaccaatcttctgttccatgtccagttctaactgttgtttcctgacctgcatacgggtttctcaagagtACCAAGATGAGTACTGTAACAGAATTCAGTCAGAAAAGAATACTTAGCGATTGTAGGGGATAGAATTGAATATAAGAAATTAGGTACCAAAGCTACTTAGGAACACAGCAAGTAAAGGGAGACATTCTGCTAGTAACTGGTTAACAGCCATAAAATACCAATTAAAGATGGTGATTTCATTCATGAAGCCAAAGAGTAAAGAGAATAGGTTGGGATACTTGAATCTAGAGAACTTTAGGACTGGATCCATGGATCTCAAAAATGAGACTCAAAGCTCTTCCTGCAGGTACTGCTAAGCTAGTGCAAAGAATTTGAGACATTGGTAGAAAGATCAAAGACCTGGGGCTCAGTCCTAGCCAGCTCTGCTAGCTTATTTTAGACCCACAGTGAGGTTGGTCTGGAttgaagtttgttttgttttatttttcttttattttggattgaattttttaaaaggatattgaAACGAAGTATAATTGCCACTGTAAAATCTGTTATTGAGATAAGACTGACATACAGGAAGCAGATCACCCAGATTTCCAAGTCCCTGGCATTCACCCTACCACAGATCTGAGGACTGATACTGCAGAAATGTGGTTCCTATAATGCAGAATACAAAATGGGAAGCAGCTTTGGAGCTCAAAAGCAGTAACTTAAAAACTGGTAAAGCACCCATGTGTCATGCCtttttctagaaaatataaagaaataaatatgaagaaaaataaaatttctaattgtttaaaatgaagaagaataaGTAGAAACATTATAGGGGTTACGTTTTTTTAATGCATATCTATTCAGATACATTTTTTTGGTagtaattgtttttatttcccatGTTGACTCAGAGTTTTTTGCTTTGGATTTTCCTCTTGaggctattttttcccctttttttccttaGGCTTTTTCCTCATACAAAGCAACAGAAGACAACATAATAAAATtaacagtgaaataaataatgCTATTGCCACGTAAATCTtgggtattttctttctcttagggGGTGGGCCACTGTCAACGCTACCTCCATCCCCTCGTTTTACGCAGTTAGGAGGGTCCCACTTATAGTTACAGTGGCAGTGATGTTTGTTGTTGCAGATCCCCCTCATGTTACAGAACGTAGGTGAACAATTACTATCCAAGCGAGAGATATGGACACACTTCCTTCCGATGCAGACATGTTCTGGGCCACACTCTGTGCCATCTTTCACTTCACCAATATCCGGTATGTCCATCCCAAAATGGTAGTCTGTACCCCAGCAGGTGGCATTGTTAAAGCGAGTTCCGTGCATTGTAGAATGCTCTGTCAGAAGAGGAATTTCTGCCACATTATCACACTGAATTCTTCCACAGAAGATGTCTGACATATTGCATTTTAGATATGTAGGGCCTTCGGTTCCACAATTACCGAAACGGTCACCTTGAGTGTTTATTTGTCTGTAGCAGCTGTCATTTGCATTCTTTGCTGTTCGGCcaaaaatctgcctacagtgtgcaTTGCGATCATTACATCTCTTTTCATAGCAGTAGGAAATGTCATTACAGGGAATTCCATCCTCTACATATACATCATCTGGGCACATATGGGATGATCCATTGCACCACTCTGGAAGATCGCATTCATTGACCTCCTTTCTACACATTTCTCCTGATGGCAAGAACTTGCAGTCCTTGCAACAAAGCCCAAAAGCACAAACAGACCCAAAACTCAGACTGCAATTTGTCAGACAACAGGCATCTCTTGAACACTGCTGTAAAGATCCACAGTCACACTCTTCTCCTTCTTCAACAACACCATTTCCACAGCGCTTCCTTGAAAATATGTCCTTTGTGTATATGGTGTACCGCAAACATTTTGCCTTCTGTACACCATACTcccaaaaaaaagaataactacAGTTGCTAAACTTCGCTATTGGTGGGTTGTCATGACGCATTATACATCTATTGTGACctgctgaacacacacacagtatagtATCATGAGTCATTCCCAAATTATGACCTAAATGATGAGCCACTGCAATTCCAATAATGGCCAAGGTTTTGTTCGCAAAAGTAACAGCTGCGCAACTGAAGTGTGGTCTGCACATTCCTGCAATAAAGCCTATGCCACTTAGtcctcttaatgtcttctgcataAAAATATGTGTAGTATCATGTGCTATGCGAGCATCAATGTTATTAGCCTTCCAGACGCAAAAATCTCTCAGAGCTCTCTGTACAGCATCTATTTCAACAAGGTTTCTTTGAGTCCAGAACTCCAAACCAATTAGTAACACCTTCATACCCATCACCTGATAAATGGAATCCACTATATTTACAATAGTAAATAAATCCTCCTTCACCTTTGAgacattctttttaaagtaattatatagAGTATAGTCTACCACCACTGCCATTTCAACAAAGAATGAATGGATCCACCAGCCTTCATAATGACTTTGTTTCAGAGTGCAATTACCAGTCTCTTGAAACTCAAAATGCTCTACACTTTCCTCTTGCACAAAACCAGATTTCATGGTTGGGAATCGGGTCTCTTCACTCTCCATTTTATACACCAGGTGTTCAAATTTGGTAGAAAAAATCATGGGCTTAATTTCATAAACAACATTATTTATCTGTAATAATCCTCGAAAGCCACCAAGACAGGTACTGAGGGCAACAAGTGATTCTGGGTCCCCCTCCACAAAACCATGATAGTAGCAGTCATTCTGGACAAAAGGTTGGTCCTTCAGGAGAGCACCCTCTTCTGAGTAGGTGAACACTGGGAGGTGTCTGGACAGCAAATGTTTCTTGACCTTCATGTGGAAAACGTGTCTCTGACCCCCTAAGTGCAGGCTGTAAGAGAGCCGACCTGGAGGCTTCATACTTCTTCTAGTGCCAGTTATCTTCAAAGGAATTACCACTTCTGGAGGACTGTGATATTGAAAGTTCTCAGCCCGAGTGTGTCctgtaaaaaacagaaacactccAAGCCAGTGTAGCAAGGGTACAATCCTCATATACAACAGAGATTTGATCACAGTCATTATGAATCTACCATTATTGgttcagagaggaaggaaggcagggctgggagtCACAGTTGGTCTGGCTCCTTATTCTGAACTGCCGAACTAATCATTAAGTCTTTGTCTTCTGGCAGAGTGGAATCATTAGAACACCGGCActacaagtaaaacaaaatacaacGTATGGATGGGGATGGTTAGAAAAGGgcctgaaagagagaaaaggaaacacatacAATAAAAGTGATTACTGTTTTGATCACGGAATGACTAGAAACTGcacagaatttgtttttaaatatttataaggcAGAGAGGCACTGGGGGAGTATATAAGACTGAAAACTGGTCAGAGATTTATAGTTATTGAACTTGGATGATGGGCAATTAAGGATTCATTACACTATTCTCTAAATATATGTACGTGTGTAAATATTTCCACAATAAatagttcaaagaaaaaaaatcttaaggatAAGGTGACCATAAGTCCTGGGTTGCTGGGATTATCCTAATTTACATATGTTAAATTGATATAAGTAGTAATACCTGTTTTTTTCTGCCTCAAGCCATAAATTACTCAATTACCTAAGAtatatattaaaagcaacaacagCACAAAAACTCAGCAAAAGTctcctgttattttaaaatctgttctatAGAACCTACcattactactactattactaagtcacttcagtcgtgtccgactctgtgcgaccccatagacagccgcccaccaggctcccccatccctgggattctccaggcaagaatactggagtgggttgtcatttccttctccaatgcatgaaagtgaaaagtgaaaggaattcgctcagtggtgtctgactcttagcgaccccatggacttcagcccaccaggctcctgcgtccatgggattttccaggcaagagtgctggagtggggtgccattgccttctccaaatacctACTATTACCTCCCTATAATAAaatgtttggttttctttatctttcctaCATTGCTCTCCTCACTAGACTTGTCATATTAGTAGTACTCAAGAGTATTATCTATGTCTTTCATAAATGTTAGTATCTCCTATAAAGCCTAACTAAATTCTTTATATAGTAAATAATGGTGAACTTGACTTTTATTGTTCCTTGGAGTGTTACTGAAAAGGTATTTACATTTGATTACATTTTAATGTAGAACACTGTTCAATATCTGTAACCAATTTTGCTTTTGGAACAAAGTGGTATAGGCCCACGTTTTTCTGCTTACTTTCTCTAAATACAACTAAATACTCTGGATATAATtaaacagaagacaaaaaaatatCTCTGAAAGCTAAAAAGCAAAAGACAGACTGACTAGAGATCTCCAGACTTGAGGAATGGCAGCAGGGTGCCATAGCTCATATTTATCGCAAGTTAAGTGCTAGAGAGGTCTTTAATACAGAATCACCATTAGGCATAgacaaaagcaggaaaaaagactcaaaaataattttctctctcttgaaaaatgacagagaatgaaaaaactcAACAAAGAACCAGTAAGATTGAGCAAGTCACACGTGACTAATTCATCCAGAGTGACAACTTCAGATATTTGTAGGCCAACTCAAAACTCATTCCACAATCAGAGAACTAGTGGGCTGTTCAGTCCACTTACACTGGCAATATAAAGCCCTGGCAGGCTAGCCTAACCCTCATTCAACATCTAGGTAACAGATCTGCCTTCATAGGCAGCAGCAAAATCCCAACAATTTGATCCAACCTCAGCTCAACACTATGACAGAGAATGGAACCCCATATTAAACATAGCACTATCATTCATAAAGCCTGAAATATCCCACCCCTTCACCAAATGACATAGGAGACATAGCCTATTGGCTTCTGTTCTGCACATCTCCAGATCTGAATATGGCCCAGTGACACCAGTTAAATCCAGAATGAAGATTCATTAAAACTGTGCAAAGTCAAAGACAAGAAAATTTGAAAGTGGTAAGCGCAAACAAGTCACATACAAAAGAACCACCATAGAGCCGTGAGTAGTTATTTCAGCGGAAATCTTGCAAGTCTAGAGGGAGTGGGGTGATGTCAAAATGTTGAAAGGAAAAAACCTATCAAGTAAGAATGCCATACTTGGCAAAACTGTCTtcgaaaaaaataaagaggatacAAAGACATCACCAAACAATAAGCAAGAGCTGAAGGAGTTTATCACTGCTACAATTGCCTTATAAGCAGTGTTAATGGGAGTTTTTCAAGTTGAAAGAATGCTAAAGGACAACATGGTAGtataaaaaagtatgaaatatacatacatatttcatACAAAAACACATAAATGTAAACTCATCTATAGCAAAACTagaatacattattattttaattatgatgGGTGAACATATGGTGTTCATATGCTGGATAGTCATACAGTGGGTGTTCATATGGTGaacacttttaattttagaattaaagtcaatcccctggaggagggcatgttaaTCCagtgcaatattcttgcctggagaatcccatggacagaggagcctggcagactacggcccacagggtcacaaagagttggacaaaactgaagcaacttagcatgcgtgcatcaAAGTAAAAGATGAAAGAACTATAAgtaactaaaactaaaaaaaccTACATAGTAAAAACTGATATCTAAGttataacaacaataacataaaatGTGAGCTGAAGAGAAGTTACAGTGTAGAGTTTTTGTATGCAATTGCACTTAAAAACACTGTATACTTTAACAGTGATATTTTATGTAAGCCCCAAGTTAACCACAAAAAGATACAGCTATAAgaagttacacatacacacacaaaaaacccataaaggaattaatatatgtaaaataccaaaaaatcaacaaaatatgaCATGGAAGGCAACAAGGGAGGAAGatagataaaagataaaagattaatagaaaacaaagaataaaatgacaACATCGGATCATTCCTTATCAAATAatgactttaaatataaatggattaaactcCCTAATCAAAAGACAGAGAGTTACAGAATGGGTATAAAAAATTAGACTCAATTATATCCTGTCCAGTGGAAAAAACATTTGCTTTAGACATAAGAAGACCtcaatcaaatcctttatgattatatagtggaggtacagtggaggtgatgaatagattcaagggactgggtctggtagacagagtgcctgaagaactatggatggaggtttgtaccATTGTACAGTAGGTCGTGACTAAAACCatcctcaaggaaaaaaaatgcaagatttTGGCAAAGTTGTTGTGTAAGGagggccttacaaagagctgagaaaagaagagaagctaaaggcaaaggagaaaaggaaaggtataaccatctgaatgcagagttccaaagaatagcaaggagagatagaaagccttcttaagtgaagaATACAAaggaatggaggaaaacaatagtatGAAAAAGATTAGCGATCTTGTCAagaaatgagagataccaagggaaaacttcctgcaaagataggcacagtaaaggacagcaagaacctaatagaagcagaagagattaagaagagatggcaagaatacacagagagcTGTACAaagaaggtcttaatgacctggataaccttGATGGTGTGGTCATTTACCTAGAGgcagacctcctggaatgtgaagtcaagtgggccttaggaagattactactaacaaagctagtggaggtgatggaattccagctgagctatttctaatctTATAAGATtttgctgtaaaagtgctgccctcaatatgtcagcaaatttggaaaactcagcagtggccacaggactggaaaagatcagttttcattctaatcccaaagaagggcaatgccaaagaatgttcaaactgctgtataattgcgctcatttcacatgctagcaaggtaatgctcaaaatccttcaagataggcttcaacaatatgggaactgaaaacttccagatgtacaagctgggtttagaaaaggcagaggggccagagatcaaattgccattatGGAATAATGGATTATTATGTTATGGAATAACTAAGGGAATTCCAAAATAATctactctgcttcattgattacactaaagcctttgactatgtggatcacagaaaactgtggagaattcttaaagagatgggaataccaggctatcttacctgcctcctgagaaacctatataaaggtcaggaagcaacagtagaactggacatggaacaactgactggttcaaaattgggaaaggagtatgtcaagtatcatcaccctgcttatttaatttatatgcagagcacatcatgagaagtgcagGACTGGATAAAGTACAAggtggaatcaatattgccaggagaactatcagcaaccttagatgtgcagatgatactactttaatggaagaaagcaaagaggaactaaagagccttttgatgaaggtgaaa from Bos mutus isolate GX-2022 chromosome 8, NWIPB_WYAK_1.1, whole genome shotgun sequence carries:
- the LOC102271888 gene encoding disintegrin and metalloproteinase domain-containing protein 29, whose product is MTVIKSLLYMRIVPLLHWLGVFLFFTGHTRAENFQYHSPPEVVIPLKITGTRRSMKPPGRLSYSLHLGGQRHVFHMKVKKHLLSRHLPVFTYSEEGALLKDQPFVQNDCYYHGFVEGDPESLVALSTCLGGFRGLLQINNVVYEIKPMIFSTKFEHLVYKMESEETRFPTMKSGFVQEESVEHFEFQETGNCTLKQSHYEGWWIHSFFVEMAVVVDYTLYNYFKKNVSKVKEDLFTIVNIVDSIYQVMGMKVLLIGLEFWTQRNLVEIDAVQRALRDFCVWKANNIDARIAHDTTHIFMQKTLRGLSGIGFIAGMCRPHFSCAAVTFANKTLAIIGIAVAHHLGHNLGMTHDTILCVCSAGHNRCIMRHDNPPIAKFSNCSYSFFWEYGVQKAKCLRYTIYTKDIFSRKRCGNGVVEEGEECDCGSLQQCSRDACCLTNCSLSFGSVCAFGLCCKDCKFLPSGEMCRKEVNECDLPEWCNGSSHMCPDDVYVEDGIPCNDISYCYEKRCNDRNAHCRQIFGRTAKNANDSCYRQINTQGDRFGNCGTEGPTYLKCNMSDIFCGRIQCDNVAEIPLLTEHSTMHGTRFNNATCWGTDYHFGMDIPDIGEVKDGTECGPEHVCIGRKCVHISRLDSNCSPTFCNMRGICNNKHHCHCNYKWDPPNCVKRGDGGSVDSGPPPKRKKIPKIYVAIALFISLLILLCCLLLLCMRKKPKEKKGKK